In Pseudomonas oryzicola, one DNA window encodes the following:
- the recF gene encoding DNA replication/repair protein RecF (All proteins in this family for which functions are known are DNA-binding proteins that assist the filamentation of RecA onto DNA for the initiation of recombination or recombinational repair.), translating into MSLRRIMVTAVRNLHPVTLLPSPRINILYGANGSGKTSVLEAVYLLGLARSFRSTRLNPVIQYEQPVCTVFGEVQLAEGGCSNLGVSRERQGEFTIRIDGQNARSAAQLAELLPLQLINPDSFRLLEGAPKIRRQFLDWGVFHVEPRFLPAWQRLQKALRQRNSWLRHGTLDPASQAAWDRELCLASAEIDEYRRNYIKALKPVFERTLSELVELDGLTLSYYRGWDKDRELQEVLASSLLRDQQMGHTQAGPQRADLRLRLAANNAADILSRGQQKLVVCALRIAQGHLVSQARRGHCIYLVDDLPSELDDQHRRALCRLLEELRCQVFITCVDHELLREDWQTETPVALFHVEQGRITQTHDHRE; encoded by the coding sequence ATGTCCCTTCGACGTATCATGGTCACCGCGGTGCGCAACTTGCACCCGGTGACACTCTTACCCTCTCCCCGCATCAACATCCTCTACGGCGCCAACGGCAGCGGCAAGACCAGCGTGCTCGAAGCTGTGTACCTACTCGGGCTTGCGCGCTCTTTCCGCAGCACCCGCTTGAACCCGGTCATTCAATACGAACAGCCTGTATGTACCGTATTTGGCGAAGTGCAGTTGGCCGAGGGTGGCTGCAGCAACTTGGGCGTGTCCCGCGAGCGGCAAGGGGAGTTCACTATTCGTATCGATGGGCAAAACGCACGTAGCGCAGCACAGCTGGCTGAATTGCTACCGCTTCAGCTCATTAACCCGGACAGCTTCCGCTTGCTGGAAGGTGCGCCGAAAATTCGCCGCCAGTTCCTGGATTGGGGAGTGTTCCACGTGGAACCTCGCTTCCTGCCAGCGTGGCAGCGGCTGCAGAAGGCGCTGCGGCAGCGGAACTCATGGTTGCGTCATGGTACACTTGACCCAGCTTCGCAAGCCGCCTGGGACCGGGAATTGTGCCTGGCCAGCGCGGAAATAGATGAATACCGTCGCAACTACATCAAGGCCTTGAAGCCCGTCTTCGAGCGAACCCTGAGCGAACTGGTCGAGCTGGACGGGTTGACCCTGAGCTACTACCGAGGCTGGGATAAGGACCGGGAACTGCAAGAAGTGCTCGCCTCGTCTCTTCTTCGAGATCAGCAGATGGGCCACACCCAGGCCGGTCCGCAGCGCGCTGATCTGCGTCTTCGTCTGGCTGCCAACAACGCAGCCGACATTCTGTCGCGTGGTCAGCAAAAGCTGGTGGTATGCGCTTTGCGCATTGCCCAAGGCCACCTCGTTAGTCAGGCTCGCCGCGGTCACTGTATTTATCTCGTGGATGACTTGCCGTCGGAACTGGATGACCAGCATCGCCGCGCGCTGTGCCGCTTGCTTGAAGAATTACGCTGCCAGGTGTTCATCACCTGTGTAGATCATGAATTACTGAG
- the dnaN gene encoding DNA polymerase III subunit beta, which produces MHFTIQREALLKPLQLVAGVVERRQTLPVLSNVLLVVQGQQLSLTGTDLEVELVGRVQLEEPAEPGEITVPARKLMDICKSLPNDALIDIKVDEQKLLVKAGRSRFTLSTLPANDFPTVEEGPGSLTCNLEQSKLRRLIERTSFAMAQQDVRYYLNGMLLEVSRNTLRAVSTDGHRLALCSMSAPIEQDERHQVIVPRKGILELARLLTDPEGMVSIVLGQHHIRATTGEFTFTSKLVDGKFPDYERVLPKGGDKLVVGDRQALREAFSRTAILSNEKYRGIRLQLAAGQLKIQANNPEQEEAEEEISVDYEGSSLEIGFNVSYLLDVLGVMTTEQVRLILSDSNSSALLQEAGNDDSSYVVMPMRL; this is translated from the coding sequence ATGCATTTCACCATTCAACGCGAAGCCCTGTTGAAACCCCTGCAACTGGTCGCCGGTGTCGTCGAGCGCCGTCAGACCTTGCCGGTGCTGTCCAACGTATTGCTGGTCGTTCAAGGCCAGCAACTGTCGTTGACCGGTACCGACCTGGAAGTCGAACTGGTAGGCCGCGTGCAACTGGAAGAGCCAGCCGAGCCTGGCGAAATCACTGTTCCAGCTCGCAAGCTGATGGACATTTGCAAAAGCCTGCCAAACGACGCCCTGATCGATATCAAGGTTGACGAGCAGAAACTGTTGGTCAAGGCCGGCCGCAGCCGCTTTACCCTGTCGACCCTGCCAGCCAACGACTTCCCGACCGTCGAAGAAGGCCCGGGCTCGCTGACCTGCAACCTGGAACAAAGCAAACTGCGCCGCCTGATCGAACGCACCAGCTTCGCCATGGCTCAGCAGGATGTGCGCTACTACCTCAACGGCATGCTGCTGGAGGTATCCCGCAACACCCTGCGCGCGGTATCGACCGACGGCCACCGCCTGGCGCTGTGCTCCATGAGCGCGCCGATCGAGCAGGACGAGCGCCATCAGGTAATCGTGCCGCGTAAAGGTATCCTCGAGCTGGCGCGCCTGCTCACCGACCCGGAAGGTATGGTCAGCATCGTCCTGGGCCAGCACCACATCCGTGCCACCACCGGTGAATTCACCTTCACCTCCAAACTGGTGGACGGCAAGTTCCCGGACTATGAGCGGGTTCTGCCAAAAGGCGGTGACAAGCTTGTGGTCGGCGATCGCCAGGCGCTGCGCGAAGCGTTTAGCCGTACTGCAATTCTTTCCAACGAGAAGTACCGCGGTATTCGCCTGCAGCTGGCAGCTGGCCAATTGAAAATCCAGGCCAACAACCCTGAGCAGGAAGAAGCTGAAGAAGAAATCAGCGTGGACTACGAAGGTAGCTCGCTGGAAATCGGCTTCAACGTCAGCTACCTGCTGGACGTGCTGGGCGTAATGACTACCGAGCAAGTTCGTCTCATCCTGTCCGACTCCAACAGCAGTGCGCTGCTGCAGGAAGCAGGTAACGACGATTCTTCCTACGTTGTCATGCCGATGCGCCTGTAA
- the dnaA gene encoding chromosomal replication initiator protein DnaA encodes MSVELWQQCVELLRDELPAQQFNTWIRPLQVEAEGDELRVYAPNRFVLDWVNEKYLGRLLELLGENGSGIAPALSLLIGSRRSSAPRAAPNAPVSAAVAASLANTQAQSQTQKAVPAAVEPVAVAASEPVLVDELAEPSLRDSFDSMAEPAAQSAASARTEQRTVQVEGALKHTSYLNRTFTFDTFVEGKSNQLARAAAWQVADNPKHGYNPLFLYGGVGLGKTHLMHAVGNHLLKKNPNAKVVYLHSERFVADMVKALQLNAINEFKRFYRSVDALLIDDIQFFARKERSQEEFFHTFNALLEGGQQVILTSDRYPKEIEGLEERLKSRFGWGLTVAVEPPELETRVAILMKKADQAKVELPHDAAFFIAQRIRSNVRELEGALKRVIAHSHFMGRDITIELIRESLKDLLALQDKLVSVDNIQRTVAEYYKIKISDLLSKRRSRSVARPRQVAMALSKELTNHSLPEIGDMFGGRDHTTVLHACRKINELKESDADIREDYKNLLRTLTT; translated from the coding sequence GTGTCAGTGGAACTTTGGCAGCAGTGCGTGGAGCTTCTGCGCGATGAACTGCCTGCCCAGCAATTCAACACCTGGATCCGTCCGCTACAGGTCGAAGCCGAAGGCGACGAGTTGCGCGTCTATGCGCCTAACCGTTTCGTTCTCGATTGGGTCAATGAAAAGTACCTGGGGCGCTTGCTCGAACTGTTGGGCGAGAACGGCAGTGGCATTGCGCCTGCCCTTTCCTTGTTGATCGGTAGCCGGCGCAGCTCGGCACCACGTGCTGCACCCAACGCGCCAGTCAGTGCTGCGGTGGCTGCATCGCTGGCCAATACCCAGGCACAGAGCCAGACCCAGAAGGCAGTGCCGGCAGCGGTCGAACCGGTTGCAGTGGCAGCGTCTGAGCCTGTGCTGGTCGATGAGTTGGCCGAGCCGTCCTTGCGTGACAGCTTCGATTCCATGGCCGAACCGGCTGCGCAGTCAGCCGCCAGCGCCCGGACCGAACAACGTACCGTGCAGGTCGAAGGCGCGCTCAAGCACACCAGCTACCTGAATCGCACCTTTACCTTCGACACGTTCGTCGAAGGTAAGTCGAACCAGCTGGCGCGAGCTGCTGCCTGGCAGGTGGCCGACAACCCCAAGCATGGCTACAACCCGCTCTTCCTTTATGGGGGCGTGGGCTTGGGTAAGACCCACCTCATGCATGCTGTGGGTAACCACCTGCTGAAAAAGAACCCGAACGCCAAGGTCGTGTACCTGCATTCGGAGCGTTTCGTCGCGGATATGGTCAAGGCGCTGCAGCTCAATGCCATCAACGAATTCAAGCGCTTCTACCGTTCGGTGGATGCATTGCTGATCGACGATATCCAGTTCTTTGCCCGGAAGGAGCGCTCGCAGGAAGAGTTTTTCCACACCTTCAACGCTCTGCTCGAGGGCGGTCAGCAGGTCATTCTTACCTCTGACCGCTACCCCAAGGAGATCGAAGGCCTGGAAGAACGCCTGAAGTCGCGCTTTGGTTGGGGCCTGACGGTGGCAGTCGAGCCACCCGAGCTGGAAACCCGCGTGGCGATCCTGATGAAGAAAGCCGACCAGGCCAAGGTCGAGTTGCCGCATGACGCCGCGTTCTTCATTGCCCAGCGTATCCGCTCCAACGTCCGTGAACTGGAAGGCGCGTTGAAACGGGTGATCGCTCACTCGCACTTCATGGGCCGCGACATCACCATCGAGTTGATCCGTGAGTCGCTAAAGGATCTGCTGGCGCTGCAAGACAAGCTGGTCAGTGTGGATAACATTCAGCGTACTGTCGCCGAGTACTACAAGATCAAGATCTCCGATCTGTTGTCCAAACGGCGTTCGCGTTCTGTCGCGCGTCCGCGCCAGGTAGCCATGGCATTGTCCAAAGAGCTGACCAACCACAGTCTGCCCGAAATCGGCGACATGTTCGGTGGTCGCGACCATACGACTGTGCTGCACGCCTGTCGCAAGATCAATGAACTGAAGGAATCCGACGCGGACATCCGCGAGGACTACAAGAACCTGCTGCGGACGCTGACGACCTGA